Proteins encoded in a region of the Moritella marina ATCC 15381 genome:
- a CDS encoding ABC transporter ATP-binding protein, whose translation MNKLTCRLGGKLILKDISCEFLKGKITALVGPNGSGKSTLLKIIAGLTPNEEGEVLLEGKGIKQYSRADMALRIAMLPQRHAVPVGLTVADLVEFGRHPHRRWFAPLSTEDKERMHWAMAEAGVLEFADLAIETLSGGEAQRCWLAMVLAQDTDIVLLDEPTSWLDIAHQIELLHIVQRLNQDYGKTIIWVLHDLNHAQQFSHQAIMLLQGEVIASGRVDDVFTAERISDVYQTPITRVQVNDQTLLWPCIKAVSDESRLKQQVL comes from the coding sequence GTGAATAAATTAACTTGTCGTTTAGGCGGCAAGTTAATCCTCAAGGATATTAGCTGCGAATTTTTAAAAGGTAAAATTACCGCCTTGGTTGGTCCCAACGGCTCAGGTAAAAGTACCTTATTAAAAATAATTGCAGGGCTTACCCCTAATGAAGAGGGTGAGGTATTACTTGAAGGGAAGGGAATAAAGCAGTATTCCCGTGCCGATATGGCGTTGCGTATCGCAATGCTCCCGCAGCGTCACGCCGTGCCTGTTGGACTGACAGTGGCCGATCTGGTTGAGTTTGGTCGTCATCCACACCGTCGTTGGTTTGCGCCTCTTTCTACAGAAGATAAAGAAAGAATGCATTGGGCGATGGCTGAAGCGGGTGTGCTTGAATTCGCTGATCTCGCGATTGAAACCTTATCGGGTGGTGAAGCGCAGCGTTGTTGGCTGGCGATGGTACTGGCTCAAGATACTGACATTGTGTTATTGGATGAACCGACCTCTTGGCTTGATATCGCCCATCAAATTGAACTCTTGCATATCGTCCAACGCTTAAACCAAGATTACGGTAAAACCATTATTTGGGTATTACACGATCTTAATCATGCGCAGCAATTTAGCCATCAAGCCATCATGCTGCTGCAAGGCGAAGTGATTGCCAGTGGACGCGTTGATGATGTCTTCACTGCTGAGCGGATAAGTGATGTTTACCAAACGCCAATCACGCGTGTACAAGTAAATGATCAGACCTTGTTGTGGCCCTGCATTAAAGCGGTGAGTGATGAATCGCGACTCAAGCAGCAGGTATTATGA
- a CDS encoding TonB-dependent receptor produces MKLAKSTTTKFVLNPILTAMLGLSVSLSAQAAVSSADQDESMTVVTANRSAQSISDIAATVMVIEGEQIAEQAKSGVDFKALLANLIPSLDVGSQSRTNSGQNMRGRKTLVMIDGISLNSSRSISRQFDSINPFNIARIEVISGASAMYGGGSTGGVINIITKKGRDADGVSETWLGAKSGFNSSEDLEWQVAQSVSMNNENMDARLAVSYVDTGGMYDSNGDMVLHDVTQTSTQFNSQLDIMGNVGFKLSSTKRLELMAQYYDSGQDSDYGVDYGPRYRYISDPSKTIGMAEGYQLDDQAQSVRSLISANYSDADFLGQTLNLQLFHRSESLHFNPFPDFSSMSLGSSEQDTQVTGAKLVLTSTPTDALSLVYGVDADYEKFSATQNMYDIRTASATNGLVHAKIGETGRYPDIKNTSFSGFLQADYQIVKSLSVNAGVRYQYIEIDVSDFVAADQQYKVLTGQITSADAVPGGKKGYGNTLFNTGLLFKMSQQQQLWFNFSQAFEVPDPAKYYGRGTYDNSGNLTSSINVSNNPLEGVKTNAVELGWRLNQDSVSAQLVSYYSVSDKKVQYNKADQTVDVVDNDVRIYGLEGQLDYYLTGELSLGTNFNYIISEAKDSGEWQDLTIDSASPSKASAYLAWQADSLQARLQTMQMFSYEDSADNKLEGYNTVDLLTGVALPVGALQFGITNLLNTEYDTLWSQRAQSTYSSLIPNTSLVKFQGQGRTYSVNYSVEF; encoded by the coding sequence ATGAAACTTGCTAAGTCAACGACAACCAAATTTGTACTTAACCCTATTCTCACGGCAATGTTAGGGCTATCTGTATCCCTTAGCGCTCAAGCTGCGGTGAGTAGTGCAGATCAAGATGAAAGTATGACGGTGGTAACAGCAAACCGTAGTGCGCAAAGTATCAGTGATATTGCGGCCACTGTCATGGTTATTGAAGGTGAACAAATTGCTGAACAGGCCAAATCGGGGGTGGATTTTAAAGCACTATTGGCTAATCTGATCCCCAGCCTAGATGTGGGTAGTCAATCGCGGACTAATTCAGGTCAAAATATGCGTGGTCGTAAAACATTAGTCATGATCGATGGGATTTCATTGAACTCATCACGTAGTATCAGCCGTCAGTTTGATTCGATTAATCCGTTTAATATTGCCCGTATTGAAGTGATTTCTGGTGCATCAGCTATGTATGGTGGTGGTAGTACCGGTGGTGTTATTAATATCATTACTAAAAAAGGCCGAGATGCTGATGGTGTTAGTGAAACTTGGTTAGGCGCTAAATCAGGCTTTAATAGCAGTGAAGATTTAGAATGGCAAGTTGCACAATCTGTATCCATGAACAATGAAAATATGGACGCTCGTCTAGCTGTATCATACGTCGATACAGGCGGAATGTATGACTCCAATGGCGATATGGTATTACATGATGTCACCCAAACCAGTACACAGTTTAATAGCCAACTCGATATTATGGGTAATGTAGGGTTTAAACTTTCTAGCACTAAGCGTCTAGAGTTAATGGCGCAATATTATGATAGCGGTCAAGACAGTGATTATGGTGTTGATTATGGGCCTCGTTATCGTTATATCAGCGATCCAAGTAAGACCATTGGTATGGCTGAAGGTTATCAATTAGATGATCAAGCTCAGTCGGTAAGAAGTTTAATATCTGCGAACTATAGTGATGCGGACTTTTTGGGTCAAACGCTTAATCTACAGTTATTCCACCGTAGCGAGTCGTTACATTTCAATCCATTCCCTGATTTTTCGAGTATGTCACTGGGGTCTTCAGAGCAAGATACGCAAGTTACAGGGGCAAAATTAGTATTAACTTCAACACCTACAGATGCGCTTAGCTTAGTTTACGGCGTTGATGCCGATTATGAAAAGTTTAGTGCCACTCAAAATATGTATGACATTAGGACTGCGTCGGCTACCAATGGCTTAGTGCATGCAAAAATCGGTGAAACAGGGCGTTACCCAGATATTAAGAATACCTCGTTTTCTGGTTTCTTACAGGCTGATTATCAGATTGTAAAATCACTCTCGGTAAATGCTGGTGTGCGCTATCAATATATTGAAATCGACGTAAGTGATTTTGTTGCTGCAGACCAGCAATATAAAGTATTAACAGGACAGATAACTTCTGCTGATGCGGTACCTGGCGGTAAGAAAGGTTACGGTAATACCTTATTTAATACTGGTTTATTGTTTAAAATGTCGCAACAACAGCAGCTTTGGTTTAACTTCTCACAAGCGTTTGAAGTGCCTGATCCGGCAAAATATTATGGTCGTGGTACGTATGATAATAGTGGTAATTTAACCAGCAGTATTAATGTATCTAACAACCCATTAGAAGGGGTTAAAACCAATGCAGTTGAACTCGGCTGGCGTTTAAATCAAGATTCAGTATCTGCGCAGTTAGTTAGTTACTATTCGGTATCAGATAAAAAGGTGCAATACAATAAAGCCGATCAAACTGTCGATGTTGTTGATAATGATGTCCGTATTTATGGTCTAGAAGGACAATTAGATTATTACTTGACGGGTGAATTAAGCTTAGGGACTAACTTTAACTACATCATTAGTGAAGCGAAAGATTCGGGAGAATGGCAAGACTTAACGATCGATAGTGCTAGCCCTTCAAAAGCATCAGCGTATCTTGCGTGGCAGGCCGATTCACTACAAGCTCGTTTACAAACGATGCAAATGTTTAGCTATGAAGATTCAGCAGATAACAAGCTTGAGGGTTATAACACGGTTGATCTATTAACCGGTGTAGCATTACCTGTTGGTGCTTTGCAATTTGGTATTACCAATTTGCTTAATACTGAATACGATACATTGTGGTCTCAGCGTGCACAAAGTACTTATAGTAGTTTAATTCCCAATACGTCATTAGTGAAATTCCAAGGCCAAGGCCGTACTTACTCTGTTAACTACAGTGTTGAGTTCTAA
- a CDS encoding MFS transporter: MKVIVGLSCWVLGALQGAILILVPVMMDQGEMTAWMIAIPLALGTFIFVIGSGYWGRWLDRCVVNQRPLSLVLALILFGFMLSQLSFLSLLESNQLTGTNLIVGLCFSRVLHGMFCSGVIPTAQLWLAQKDKQGEKLIWVTISTNMGRVTAPLLTFVPLNVTYFSLWFVLFITFLACISCFFLMYYQRDNKQLNFLSSPKYRLADGYVGATTATVSTAGSTAVITDTLARFGSTIMMTAFFITLFSSQLQFSLGPILSANGVLTAFQASAMTAQLLLSASISALFSLFVLYKLLIRSTPLFLSFITLSFALGTVLLVLDIQLMLSVILISSALAMAPVWYTATAMGSTETRKARVSASISQAHTLGNAFGALLAGLLLTWNSDYLFLGFAILMVLIVLGWLRLYRQSAPLNNAVVNLPRQSVIEK, from the coding sequence ATGAAAGTCATTGTCGGTTTATCATGTTGGGTATTAGGAGCATTGCAAGGCGCAATTCTTATCCTTGTACCTGTGATGATGGATCAAGGTGAAATGACCGCATGGATGATCGCAATCCCCTTAGCATTAGGCACATTTATTTTTGTTATTGGTTCGGGTTATTGGGGCCGATGGCTAGATCGCTGTGTTGTCAATCAACGCCCGCTGAGCTTGGTATTAGCGTTGATATTGTTTGGTTTTATGCTATCGCAATTAAGTTTTTTATCTTTGCTCGAAAGTAATCAATTAACCGGGACAAACTTAATCGTAGGTTTGTGTTTTAGTCGGGTATTACACGGTATGTTTTGCAGTGGTGTTATACCGACCGCGCAATTATGGTTAGCACAAAAAGATAAGCAGGGTGAGAAACTTATTTGGGTAACGATATCGACGAATATGGGGAGGGTTACTGCGCCATTACTGACATTTGTACCGCTTAATGTCACTTATTTTAGTTTGTGGTTCGTATTATTCATCACATTTTTAGCTTGTATATCTTGTTTTTTTCTTATGTATTATCAGCGTGATAACAAACAACTTAATTTCCTATCTTCTCCTAAGTATCGATTAGCAGATGGTTATGTTGGTGCTACTACAGCGACAGTTTCCACTGCAGGGTCAACGGCGGTAATAACGGATACGTTAGCACGATTTGGTTCTACTATTATGATGACTGCTTTTTTCATCACGCTATTCTCATCGCAATTACAATTTAGCTTAGGCCCAATACTCAGTGCTAATGGCGTATTGACCGCTTTTCAAGCCAGTGCCATGACGGCGCAACTACTCTTATCTGCCAGTATCAGTGCACTATTTTCATTATTCGTTTTATATAAATTACTGATCCGTTCAACACCTCTTTTTTTGAGCTTTATTACGCTGTCTTTTGCTCTTGGCACTGTGTTGTTGGTATTGGATATACAGCTCATGTTGAGTGTCATTTTGATTAGTTCTGCACTTGCTATGGCACCTGTTTGGTACACGGCGACGGCAATGGGCAGTACTGAGACGCGAAAAGCACGCGTATCAGCATCTATTTCACAAGCACATACATTGGGTAATGCGTTTGGCGCCTTGCTGGCGGGATTATTACTGACTTGGAATAGTGATTATTTATTCCTTGGTTTTGCCATTCTGATGGTGCTGATTGTGCTGGGGTGGTTACGCCTCTATCGACAATCAGCACCGTTGAATAATGCTGTCGTGAACTTGCCTCGACAGTCTGTCATCGAAAAATAA
- a CDS encoding IucA/IucC family protein, whose protein sequence is MTNICSQQWTNINNELNAKIISELHYEEVIFPEQLDTNNWMWEVEGTTWIFTAQQHIWQNIIVDPSTMTRNGLANIPSAMLIKDIANAIKLDGIIVGNLIEEIQQTLYADLISHQHRNSYSLSQLTALSGIALQAVLKGHPKAIANKGRLGWGVNELARYAPEAAKSFQLNYVAINKSITQTGIELPLSGNNAMSPVQVSTQALLLAQLMPIEDKNQLLDDLIQQGINPEEYWIIPVHPWQFSQFIVPQFTALFATKDILDLGVTGDIYQAQQSIRTLSNLTSPTKNDIKLPITILNTSCYRGIPGKYITSGALLSKTINQLCRDDAFLTESNLQILQEWAGIHVSQPLQEDVINTPYRYNEMLGVIFRQSPAALLQSGQQDKLAAALMQTDNQGNSLIATYIKDSQLDISTWLTKLFDCTVIPLYHLMCQYGIALVSHGQNLTIIFENNIPTGLAIKDFHGDLRLIDQEFDELAVFPTHIKQALTRLPANYLLHDLYTGHFVTVLRFVSPYLQTEMDYSERDFYQLLNTRIRHYQAQFPHLKSRFKLFDLLAPTMEKICINRVRFKVGYQDTSERLLPVLGTAIDNPLFSDQARLNDI, encoded by the coding sequence ATGACCAACATATGCAGTCAGCAATGGACGAATATAAACAATGAATTGAATGCCAAAATCATCAGTGAATTACATTATGAAGAAGTGATATTTCCCGAACAGCTAGACACGAATAATTGGATGTGGGAAGTCGAAGGGACAACTTGGATATTTACCGCACAACAGCATATTTGGCAGAACATTATTGTCGACCCAAGCACCATGACTCGTAATGGGCTCGCGAATATACCGAGTGCAATGTTAATCAAAGATATTGCCAACGCCATTAAACTAGACGGCATAATTGTGGGTAATTTAATTGAGGAAATACAGCAAACATTATACGCAGACCTTATCTCCCACCAGCATCGAAACAGCTATTCCCTTAGCCAATTAACGGCATTATCAGGCATTGCTTTGCAAGCTGTATTGAAAGGCCATCCAAAAGCAATCGCAAACAAAGGCAGACTCGGATGGGGGGTTAATGAACTCGCCCGCTATGCACCTGAAGCCGCGAAATCATTCCAATTAAATTATGTAGCCATTAACAAATCTATTACTCAAACAGGTATAGAATTACCCCTATCAGGTAATAATGCCATGTCCCCAGTTCAAGTAAGTACACAAGCATTATTATTGGCGCAATTGATGCCGATTGAAGATAAAAACCAGCTTCTAGATGATTTAATTCAGCAAGGCATTAACCCAGAAGAATACTGGATTATTCCCGTACATCCTTGGCAATTCAGCCAATTTATTGTGCCGCAATTCACTGCTTTATTTGCAACAAAAGACATTCTTGACTTAGGGGTAACTGGTGATATTTATCAAGCGCAACAATCTATTCGTACACTATCAAACCTGACATCTCCGACTAAAAATGACATTAAACTACCGATCACAATTTTAAATACTTCCTGCTATCGTGGTATTCCAGGTAAATACATCACCTCTGGTGCGCTGCTATCAAAAACCATTAATCAGCTATGCCGAGACGATGCTTTTTTAACTGAATCTAACTTACAGATATTACAAGAATGGGCTGGTATCCATGTTTCACAACCGCTGCAAGAAGATGTCATCAATACCCCTTATCGCTATAACGAAATGCTTGGTGTTATCTTTCGTCAAAGCCCGGCTGCGCTATTACAATCAGGTCAGCAAGACAAACTCGCCGCCGCATTAATGCAAACCGACAATCAAGGCAATAGTCTCATTGCCACTTATATCAAAGACAGCCAACTCGATATATCAACGTGGCTAACTAAACTATTTGATTGCACTGTTATTCCCCTTTATCACCTCATGTGTCAATACGGTATCGCGTTAGTATCTCATGGCCAGAATCTAACCATTATATTTGAAAATAATATACCAACGGGACTGGCGATTAAGGACTTTCACGGTGACTTGCGCCTTATTGATCAAGAATTTGACGAGCTCGCTGTATTTCCAACACATATAAAACAAGCCCTCACTCGGTTACCGGCTAATTATCTACTGCACGATTTATATACCGGCCATTTCGTGACTGTTTTACGTTTTGTTTCGCCTTATTTACAAACTGAAATGGACTATAGCGAACGTGATTTTTACCAACTTCTCAATACTAGAATCAGACATTATCAAGCACAATTTCCCCATTTAAAGTCGCGGTTTAAATTATTTGATTTACTGGCACCGACAATGGAAAAAATATGCATTAACAGAGTGCGCTTTAAAGTCGGCTATCAAGATACCAGTGAACGCTTATTACCAGTCCTTGGTACTGCTATCGATAATCCTTTATTTAGTGATCAAGCGCGACTTAATGACATTTAG
- a CDS encoding alpha/beta fold hydrolase: MQDAVAASPTISSVWGIGEMPIEDLNNIYANEESQWMDVNGMRIHYRDEGDPNGQPIVLIHGILSSLHTWEQWNLGLTNKGLADTYRIISLDVPGFGLTGGPENPDDFSESLLHDSFSQFISQLQLDDFILAGNSLGGYISAHYAANNPGKVKKLILIDPAGAPQDLPFILSLASTPGINSLAANVFPPFIVAMGVKDVYGDQERITKANMDRYIHLSLRPGAKQAYANTIAMLDDKNSKQAPLNFASITAPTLLMWGEKDIWVPATLSEQWLKNIPGSTLITYPDAGHVPMEEIPQQTLQDALSFINLK, translated from the coding sequence ATGCAAGATGCTGTAGCAGCGAGTCCAACTATCAGTAGCGTGTGGGGCATTGGCGAAATGCCCATTGAAGATCTCAATAATATTTATGCCAATGAAGAGTCGCAATGGATGGACGTTAATGGCATGCGTATTCATTACCGTGATGAAGGTGATCCGAATGGCCAACCGATTGTATTAATACACGGTATTTTATCATCTCTGCATACTTGGGAGCAGTGGAACCTTGGTCTTACAAATAAGGGCCTTGCAGATACATACCGGATCATCAGCCTTGATGTGCCCGGATTTGGCTTAACCGGCGGTCCAGAGAATCCAGATGACTTTTCTGAATCGTTATTACATGATTCATTTAGCCAATTTATTAGCCAGCTACAACTTGATGATTTCATTTTGGCTGGTAATTCATTAGGGGGTTATATTTCCGCTCACTATGCGGCGAACAACCCCGGAAAAGTGAAAAAGTTGATCTTAATTGATCCCGCTGGCGCCCCCCAAGATTTACCGTTTATTTTGAGCTTAGCAAGTACGCCAGGGATCAACAGCCTTGCTGCGAATGTGTTCCCACCTTTCATTGTCGCGATGGGTGTTAAAGATGTTTATGGCGATCAAGAACGGATCACTAAAGCCAACATGGATCGTTATATCCACCTTTCATTACGCCCTGGTGCTAAACAAGCTTACGCTAATACCATTGCCATGTTAGATGATAAAAATAGCAAACAAGCACCACTTAATTTTGCCAGTATCACAGCCCCGACGTTACTGATGTGGGGTGAAAAAGATATTTGGGTTCCTGCAACATTAAGTGAGCAGTGGCTGAAAAACATTCCCGGATCAACCTTGATCACTTACCCCGATGCAGGCCATGTACCGATGGAAGAGATACCACAACAGACTCTACAGGATGCACTTTCTTTTATTAACCTGAAGTAA
- a CDS encoding patatin-like phospholipase family protein, translating into MTKTALVVEGGGMRSVFTAGVLDTFLDHGYDPFDLFIGSSAGTLNLSAFIAGQKKYSVRLINRLAKSDTFVDWSRFIKGGNAMELSELHDVLSLHDPIDLIQAKRRLNSRPFVITSCNKLKGKASYQHAEPSRWFQQIIASCALPIVFRPGIKLDNDVHIDGGLVDPIPVRKAVDLGANNIIVIRTRTRKWKEKLSLLERLLTYWVRHDTVLTKLLDNYSNEYNNTCEFMRNPPAGINIIEIAPDEELQTPTLTREISTLENDYSAGIKAANLFLQRH; encoded by the coding sequence ATGACGAAAACAGCACTTGTTGTAGAAGGCGGTGGTATGCGCAGCGTATTTACTGCTGGAGTTTTAGATACTTTTTTAGACCATGGTTATGACCCTTTTGATCTGTTTATTGGCAGTTCAGCCGGCACGTTAAACTTATCTGCTTTTATCGCTGGGCAAAAGAAATATTCAGTTCGCCTTATTAACCGCTTAGCTAAATCAGACACCTTTGTCGACTGGAGTCGCTTTATTAAAGGTGGTAATGCAATGGAGCTGAGTGAATTACATGATGTGTTATCGTTACATGATCCGATCGATCTCATTCAGGCAAAACGACGTTTAAATTCCCGGCCTTTTGTGATCACGAGTTGTAACAAATTAAAGGGTAAAGCGAGTTACCAGCACGCAGAACCAAGCCGTTGGTTTCAACAAATAATAGCATCATGCGCCTTACCAATCGTCTTTCGACCAGGCATTAAGCTGGATAATGATGTACATATTGATGGTGGACTCGTGGATCCTATTCCAGTAAGAAAAGCCGTGGATTTAGGCGCTAATAATATAATTGTGATCAGGACAAGAACGAGAAAGTGGAAAGAAAAGTTATCGCTACTGGAACGCTTACTTACGTATTGGGTGAGGCACGATACCGTACTCACCAAATTACTTGATAATTACAGCAATGAATATAACAACACGTGTGAATTTATGCGTAATCCACCAGCAGGTATTAACATTATCGAGATAGCGCCAGACGAAGAATTACAAACGCCAACATTAACCCGTGAAATATCAACCCTAGAAAATGATTATAGCGCAGGGATCAAAGCAGCTAATTTATTTCTGCAACGCCACTAA
- a CDS encoding DUF5062 family protein, whose amino-acid sequence MMAKLKNEKKLFKAAIALGTQYLQQRGSTFTATDPEDVKAQYIYKALVFDKLMQPLAKDQETTLNIKHKLAIWISRKLPADHPLLTGE is encoded by the coding sequence ATGATGGCGAAACTGAAAAATGAAAAAAAATTATTTAAAGCGGCGATTGCACTTGGTACACAGTATCTACAGCAACGCGGCAGTACATTTACAGCAACAGACCCGGAAGACGTTAAAGCGCAATATATTTATAAAGCGTTAGTGTTTGACAAGCTCATGCAGCCCCTTGCTAAAGATCAAGAAACAACCTTGAATATTAAGCATAAACTAGCAATTTGGATATCTCGAAAATTACCGGCTGATCATCCTTTACTGACTGGCGAGTAA
- a CDS encoding NADPH-dependent 2,4-dienoyl-CoA reductase — MSAHNNYPNLLAPLDLGFTQLKNRVLMGSMHTGLEEVSNGFTRMAAYFAERAAGGVGLIVTGGIGPNPEGAVFQGGSKMDTPEEAEMHKEVTAAVHAAGGKICMQILHAGRYAYSKQPVAPSAIQAPINPARPRALTTEEVYQQVAAFVNCAGLAQSANYDGVEIMGSEGYLINQFIVEHTNQRDDEWGGSFENRIRFPVEIVRQVREKVGSDFIIIYRLSMLDLIEKGSSWQEVVALAKAIEKAGATIINTGIGWHEARVPTIVTKVPRAAFTKITAKLKGEVSIPLITTNRINTPEIAESVLEQGHADMVSMARPFLADPEFVNKAIAGKSDEINTCIGCNQACLDHTFSMKLTSCLVNPRACRETELIYVKSPVIKRIAVVGAGPAGLAFATVAAQRGHKVTIFDDKAEVGGQFNVAKQVPGKEEFFETLRYYSTMTAKLGVEIILNKRVSADELIANGFDDVVLATGIAPRTPAIEGIGHSKVLSYLDVLRDKKPVGQKVAIIGAGGIGFDVAEYLAHDHHATAASQDIETFMREWGVDLTVQNRGGLTTAQKTAAVRDIYLLQRKATKVGAGLGKTSGWVHRAGLASKKVAMLNSVEYVKVDDQGLHILVAGESQVLDVDNIIVCAGQDPLRELQAKLIAAEQQVHLIGGADVAAELDAKRAIKQGSELAAAI, encoded by the coding sequence ATGTCTGCACACAATAATTATCCGAACTTATTAGCACCACTTGATCTGGGGTTTACCCAACTAAAAAATCGTGTATTAATGGGCTCTATGCACACAGGGCTAGAAGAAGTGAGTAATGGCTTTACCCGTATGGCAGCTTATTTTGCTGAACGTGCCGCCGGTGGTGTTGGACTTATTGTGACTGGAGGTATTGGCCCTAATCCAGAAGGGGCGGTTTTTCAAGGCGGCTCGAAAATGGATACCCCTGAAGAAGCCGAAATGCACAAAGAAGTCACTGCTGCTGTGCATGCTGCTGGCGGTAAGATCTGTATGCAGATCTTACATGCTGGGCGTTATGCCTATAGCAAGCAGCCTGTTGCTCCCTCTGCGATCCAAGCACCAATAAATCCTGCACGTCCACGGGCGTTAACGACGGAAGAAGTCTATCAGCAAGTGGCTGCCTTTGTTAATTGTGCTGGATTGGCGCAATCGGCAAATTATGATGGTGTAGAGATCATGGGCTCTGAAGGTTATTTGATTAACCAATTTATTGTGGAACACACTAATCAGCGTGATGATGAATGGGGCGGCAGTTTTGAAAACCGTATTCGTTTCCCGGTAGAGATCGTAAGACAGGTACGCGAAAAAGTTGGATCTGATTTTATTATTATCTATCGTTTGTCGATGCTGGATCTGATTGAAAAAGGCAGCTCATGGCAAGAAGTGGTGGCGTTGGCAAAAGCGATTGAAAAAGCCGGTGCAACCATTATTAATACCGGTATAGGCTGGCATGAAGCGCGCGTACCAACGATAGTGACAAAAGTGCCGAGAGCGGCATTTACTAAGATCACGGCAAAATTAAAAGGTGAAGTATCGATCCCGTTGATCACGACAAACCGTATTAATACACCCGAGATCGCAGAGTCTGTACTTGAGCAAGGCCATGCTGATATGGTGTCGATGGCACGCCCATTCTTGGCTGATCCTGAATTTGTGAACAAGGCTATTGCGGGTAAAAGTGACGAGATCAATACGTGTATAGGCTGTAATCAAGCCTGCTTGGATCATACGTTTAGTATGAAGTTAACTTCGTGTCTAGTGAACCCGCGCGCTTGTCGTGAAACGGAACTTATTTACGTTAAATCACCAGTAATCAAGCGCATTGCTGTAGTTGGCGCAGGACCTGCTGGTTTAGCCTTTGCGACAGTCGCTGCACAACGTGGACACAAGGTCACGATCTTTGATGATAAAGCAGAGGTTGGCGGGCAGTTTAATGTTGCTAAGCAAGTACCCGGCAAAGAAGAGTTTTTTGAAACCTTACGCTATTATTCAACCATGACGGCTAAATTGGGCGTTGAAATTATACTGAATAAGCGCGTGTCTGCTGATGAACTTATTGCTAACGGTTTTGATGATGTGGTATTAGCGACCGGGATCGCACCACGTACACCGGCGATTGAGGGAATTGGACACAGCAAAGTACTGTCTTATCTTGACGTATTACGCGATAAAAAGCCAGTTGGCCAGAAGGTTGCTATTATTGGCGCTGGTGGTATTGGTTTTGATGTGGCTGAGTATCTTGCACATGATCATCATGCGACTGCTGCAAGCCAAGATATAGAGACGTTTATGCGCGAGTGGGGGGTTGATCTAACGGTACAAAATAGAGGCGGATTAACAACGGCGCAAAAGACAGCTGCTGTGCGTGATATTTATTTACTGCAGCGTAAGGCCACGAAGGTTGGCGCTGGCCTGGGTAAAACCTCTGGTTGGGTACACAGAGCTGGTTTAGCCAGTAAAAAGGTCGCGATGCTTAATAGTGTCGAGTATGTGAAAGTCGATGATCAAGGTTTACATATTTTGGTTGCTGGTGAATCACAAGTATTGGATGTGGATAATATTATTGTTTGTGCGGGTCAAGATCCATTACGTGAATTACAAGCTAAGCTGATTGCTGCTGAGCAACAGGTACACCTTATTGGTGGTGCCGATGTTGCAGCAGAGCTGGATGCCAAGCGGGCTATTAAGCAAGGCTCGGAATTAGCCGCGGCGATTTAG